The DNA segment AGGTTTAATATTGATTTGGTATCAAAGCTGCTGTATTCTCAAGGATTGCTGATTGACCTTTTAATCAAATCAAATGTCAGTCGATATGCAGAATTTAAAAATGTCACAAGGATTCTTGCATTTTGGGAAGGAAAAGTTGAACAAGTGCCTTGTTCCAGAGCAGATGTCTTCAATAGCAAAGAACTCACTATGGTTGAAAAGAGGATGCTCATGAAATTTCTCACGTTTTGCGTTGACTATGAGCAACATCCTGATGAATACGAAGCTTTCAAGCAATGCTCATTTTCAGAGtacttaaaaactaaaaaattaactccaaatctCCAACATTTTGTACTGCACTCAATTGCAATGACATCAGAGTCATCTTGCACTACGATAGATGGCCTTAAAGCAACAAAAAACTTCCTTCAGTGTCTTGGACGGTTCGGCAACACTCCCTTCTTATTTCCCTTATACGGCCAAGGAGAAATTCCCCAGTGTTTCTGCAGGATGTGTGCAGTCTTTGGCGGAATCTATTGTCTTCGGCATAAGGTACACTGCCTTATAGTTGACAAAGAATCTGGGAGATGTAAAGCAGTTATAGATCACTTTGGCCAAAGGATAAATGCCAAGTATTTTATTGTGGAGGATAGCTACCTTTCTGAGGAAACATGTGCACATGTGCAGTATAAGCAGATCTCTAGGGCAGTGCTCATTACAGACCAATCTATACTGAAGACAGATTCAGACCAGCAGATTTCTGTTTTGATAGTGCCTCCAGTAGAAGCAGGGACCTGTGCTGTTCGGGTCATTGAATTATGTTCTTCAACCATGACATGCATGAAAGACACCTATCTGGTGCATTTGACGTGTTCATCTTCTAAAACAGCAAGAGAAGATTTAGAATCAGTGGTGAAGAAGTTATTCACCCCATATGCTGAAACGGAAGTAGACAAGGAAGCGCTTGAAAAGCCAAGACTCTTGTGGGCTCTTTATTTTAATATGAGAGATTCCTCAGGAATCAGCAGAAGCTCATATAATGGCTTGCCTTCCAACGTTTATGTCTGTTCTGGGCCTGACTCTGGTCTGGGAAGTGAGCATGCTGTCAAGCAAGCTGAAACACTTTTCCATGAGATCTTTCCAAGTGAAGAATTCTGCCCCCCACCTCCAAATCCAGAAGACATTGTCTTTGATGGTGATGATAGGCAACCAGAGGCTCCTGGAACCAATAAGACAATAATGGCTGAACCAGAATcctctgaagaaagcaaaaccctAGAAAGTCCAGGGAAGCTGCTTCAAAATTAGAACAGGCAAAACTGGAAATTCTGCATTGGCGTCAGAATATTCTCATTTCAAGGACAGTTTCCATATGAATAAATAGAAGTGGTTATATGATAAATGCAGTGCTAGATGTTGTCTTTAACTCTCTATGAGACAGACATTCAGTCATTGGATGTCTTTGTTTATCGGTAGCTGATTCATTGCTTATTGGACTTCTTTTGTTTAAGAATGGACCCCAAGATCCATAAACTTAAATAGTGTTAGCTTTATTTTTGGTATTGCATATATATATGAGCGTTCCATATTCGGAACTCTGCTTAAAGGAAGGTAATATTGTATCCAGTGATCTTCAGATTTTATCATTATCTACAGAGCAATTAATAATCCCTAAGGAATATTTCAAATACTTTTGCAACGATTGCATTTCCTACCACATCTGCTTTCTTGGAGATATTCGAACAGTGAaccacacaaaaataaattatgtgAGTCTTTTTATGTGTATTATGGACACGTAGTGTGGCGATGGTAATAGCAACCAATCCAAGTGCCAATATGATAAAATACATTTGTCTGTAATTGTTAAGCAAATAGCCTTGCAtgattctttattctttgtgaagGGCTGatgtttaaaatacattttatggTATAATTCAGCAGCTTGACCTTGGTAACCAACTGAGTTAGTTCCATATTACAGAAAGAGTCAGAATTTACTAGTTGAAGAGCTTATTTTTCAGAGTTTCATTTGAGAAAAAAGTTAGAGGATAAGATTAGTTCTGGTTTAATACTTCAGAAAATCTCTGCAGAGCCCTGCTCTAACTTGAAGTTCAGTAGATGAGGCCAACTCAAAAGAACTTCCAGCAAGTAACTCAGGCCACAAAGGGGGGCAGCAATGCTCCAAGAAAAGATACTTCACAGTGGCTGTACTGAAATTCCTAAGAAATTGACTGAGGCATGTTTAACCTGGGATTAAAGCCAtcgcagtttaaatccaccagccattctttggaaaccccatggggcagttctctgtcctgtagggttgctatgagtaggaatgacttgacagcaatgggtttggttgttttggttggTAAATAGTTCAGTCGAGGTTTCTCAGTGAGAATGAAACATACAACCTTGATGACTCTACCAGCTTTAAGTAGCAACACTAACTAAAACTGATAGCAGTGAATCAGAGCATTTGACATACCCTTCGTTTTGTGTCAAGGCTAGGTAACAGCCTTCATAATCATTTGTCTCCTGGCTGATATCTAGAGGATAGAAACTGTTTCCTCAGAACCTCCAGAAGTCATAAAACCTGTTGTACTCCAGTGCTGAAAAAGTGTGAACCTCCATTTTTTGTCCCATTTCCATTCCTCAGGCacccaaaccagttactgtcgagttgattttgactcctggtgGCTTatgagtgtcagaatagaactgtggtccacagggcttttcagtagctgattttttggaagtagatcatcaggcttttcttctgaaacacctctgggtagaactgaacctctaaccttttggttagtggccagcTTGATAATCTTATAGGAAGCCAGCCTATAATGACAGTTGTTTTCTGAAACACAAGCATTTATTATGTGCTACTttccccactgctgtcaagtcaattccaactcatggtgcacTTAATATTATGCTTTCTCATTACAGCTTCTCAACTACCCTGCCAGGCAGATGTTATTGCATGTATTTTCAGAGAGGAAATAGAGATTTAattattatttgctcaacatttgGTATGTGCCAGAGCCAGCATTGAATTCCAGGCTTCCATGAGTCCAAAAACCCTTGATTTCTCCACTAACTTCCATTGTTTGAAGAGTAGCAATACTGTAGGAGAAAGAAAACATCCTTATGAAAATCAGAATCTAGTATTGCTGGTGAAGAAAAGTGTGCAGACAGTGGGGACCCCACACTGGTCTCTCAGCTCATTATGAATTAGAGATATGTGACGAATAAGATTAGTTTTAAAAATACGTATATACACATATTAGAGCCAGGGATCTCATTGAAGCAGAATTTGGCTAAGTTTTAACAAAGTAATGCTTTTTTAATAATGTATCTTTTAATCTGAAGATTGTGTTACAAAAAATACAAATGTTACTAGGCTGAAATATACTCTGAGCAATCCTCTGTTGCTCCTGTCTGTCTGAGGAAAATGAGACAAGAAAGATTTAAGTAACTTCCAGCTCACTGAAAGCAGAAAAGTCATGAATTggtatttattatttatgtattGTTTGAATATGGGAAAGTAGTATTAGTGGGTGGATCCTAAGGCTTAAGCTTATGCGAACAATGGAAATGCCTGaagtaggcttaaaaaaaaaagtagttaaaattaaaaataagttataTAAATGGAGGGTAAAGGTAATGCAGACCTACTGAAAAGTTTTTCAGTATCACGGGTCATTTGTAAGAAATTGAGAAAGGAACAATGAGAAGTTGCAAAAGATAGTACAGCTAAAGATAATGGAAGTAAGAAAAAGTGTTAGTCTGGTCCCAAATAgggttgtttttaaaaaaaaaaaaaaaaactaacaaaatgaaTATGTTACTTTCTTATTTAAATTAATACAAAATAAATTGGAAATGAGAAACATTGTAACCAATAAGAAGCATTTAAAAATCTAGGGGATGGTATAATACTCCAATAAGTTGGAATTTGGCCATAATAGATTTATTGgtgaattttttcaaatgttCAAAGAATAAGTATGTATAATGAAGGATATACACTATTAATTGCATTTTGAggcaaagtagattttaaaaaggGTCTCATTTTGCACATACACAAAATGCAAAATATTGGCAAGTGTGAcaccaaataaaaataattatttactatgagtcaggattacaGGGCTGGTGTTCAAAGGACAACCATTAAGTCAATGTCAACAGAACAAATGCTAAACattcaaaatattaataacataatttttaaaatgccaaTAACAATCACCATTTATCTTTGACTTAATTACCTCTGgtaatgatggcacaggactgggcagtgtttcgttctgttgtgcatggggtcgcaatgagtcggaactgactcaacagcacctaacaacaacaaagacaataaTTTCATAGGCTTTTCCCATAGTGTAGTGAGTAAGTACTTAAAGCCAGTAACATTCCTATTGGGAAACATGTGAGAACCACTTCTCAAGCAGAAATAAAATAGTTTTGGtaccatttttatttatataatatggTTGAAGAAACAAAACATTACCTATAAATGAGAAAAACGGAAAGAAACAtcacaaatattattttctattaaGATGACTTTGTAACTAGCAAAATTTATAGTGTCATAAATAAAACACTAATTTCAAGAAGTTGCAGGATataaaattttttcaaagtagTCTTATTTCTAGATTTCAACAGCGACAGTCTACTGCTTAGAAAGTGTTAGAGTCTTAGTCTATAGCTGTGTGGCTGTACTGGGATAAAGTGAGAATGGTGCTTATTGGAAGCACAGTGCTACAGGCTGGAGGAACCAAGTTTAAAAAGATGGCCATACTGCTGTGAGAGACATCTAGTGTAACAAAAAAGTGCTAAATGGGGAGTCAGAAAACCAGAATTCTAGTCCTCACTTCATTACTTACCAGTTGTATAATTTGGGGAAAATCACTctgtgagattccatttcaccaTCTATGAGGTAGAAATAACTCTTGAcagaattattgtgaggattaagttaGATAATGTATGTGAAACCAATTCAAAAGGAATGCCAGATGTGACATCCCGTAaaccccgttgccgttgagttgattccaactcatagcgaccctataggacaggatagaactgcaccacagagtttccaaggagctcctggtggactcgaactgcagaCCTGTGGTTGGCAGTCagtgctcttaatcactacaccgccagggtttccaaatgtgaCATAAGTATATAGATTTACTACAATTCCATTCAACATTCCAACTGGatactttatgtaatttgatagaATTGTAATAAATTGTATTTAGGAAAATAAGCAAGCAAACATAGACCTTTTTaaatcagggagaaaaaaaaaaaaggaggcttgTGCTTCCAATCCTTAAAACATGCTGTTGAGCAATGTTTCAGAAATTTCTGCGTGCTGAATAGAAAGTTTAACTAAGTGGTAATAAACCagtcaaaaagaaataaatatttaataactgCTGGTGGAAAGACTAGCCAGATATCAATATGAAAAAAGGAATTAGATACACCTTGCGCATGAAGtatagggtcagaatcgacttgaaggcaaggtattttatattttttgttacaTATGAAAACAGTTTCTTCCAAATTGGTTAAAatgttaaaagtttaaaaaaatggaattttcttCCCAATAGTAGTGCAAAGGGTACTTCATGGCAATTGAAAAATGTTACTGACGTGGTAGTGAGATTGactaaaagcaaaatgaaaatatatcccaacaggaagaacacaaaaagataaaaggaataaaaacagCTTTTTGCACTGTACATGAATAAAGtgcttaatgtattttttaaaatatattcaaatcCATACGGTTTTCTCCTCTTTACTAGGCAAATTTATAAAAGGATAGAATGCAGGTGAGATGATACCAATAAAAATGAATTCTTACAATGATACTCAGATTTTCTagcattaaaaatgcaaattaaaacaactcaTATTAGCAAACATTTAAAAAGTTACATGTGTCCTCATACCAATAACCAGCAacaagtgctgtcgagtcgattctgactcatagcgaccctataggacagagtagagccgccccatagagtttccaaggagcacctggcacatTTGGACTGCTgctcctttggctagcagccgtagcacttaaccagcacaccaccagggtttccccttgtaCCAATAGCAAAGTGTATTAGTCTTTTCAAAAACTACCTAGAATATAAAAGCTACAATTGATCTATCTTTTCACATACTAACTCATTTTGAGTAATATATGCcgaggaaaattttaaaagaaaataagagcTACTTGTACAAAGATAGGCCTAAGAATTCTATTCATTAGAGtaaaaacaaaagctaaaaaGCCCAAGAATTGGGAAATGgctaagttagtttttgtgtattgcTATTTAAGGCTTAATATAATTATTAAGTAATATTGATATATGTGAAATTGTATGCAAAAATgtttaaatgaaacaaaatgttAATTAGCACATAAATGTGTTCACTGATTCtgtaaaaattcaggtctctACCTTGAGAAGAATCAGAAGGCACAGATATGATTAACTGGAGTTTAAGgcattctttattatttttttttctgtaaaatgttgaagtgtgtaataaaaaataaaagattaattGGTAAAGTGATTTATTGAATTGGTGAGACAATTATTTCTTGGACTTATAAAATTCccctttaaaggaaaaaatacagattttaaCGTTAAAATCAAAAAGATAATCTCCAAGAgtgtgtggtgcaaatgtttacagTTCTGGAAGGGAATGAATTCCTGATCAAGGTGGATTGTGCGGTGTGTATCTTTTCTCCGTTGCCCAGCGTTAACCTGAgggctatttaaaaaaatttttttcccttttctgcaTTCCTCTTTTAGTGTGATTtagattttaacttttttttttttcctattaaaataGAATAATGCCTCGATTAAGGATTAAAGAAAGCGGTATattatgacaatgggtttttgttttttgctgaaaCCTCAGAACCAGAGCTGGGAATAGTAGCTATAGTAGCAGAGCATTCCAGTACATCAATATGAAGACATTACTTACCAGTTAAAGCGTAGCCCCTAATCCAGGAACACATGCTTTGTTTGGGAGTCTTGGAATCCAGGGAGATGGAATGACCAAGCTTGGGCCTCAGGAAGGTCTGAAGAGAGACGTGTGCCAACGACAAATCTCAGGGTTTGGGGTGTGACAGActcttccaccagcctgagagaTCCAGCTCGGGGTGCTCGAATTCAACAAACATCTGTTAAACATCTGCTGTGGCCTATGGATTGGCATTATTCTAAGAATTAGAAACATAAAATGAATTAAGACAGGCCCTCTGGACCTGAGAAACATTCTGTtggaggaggaaaccctggtggcacagtggttaagagctatggctgctaaccaaaaggtcagcagttcgaacccaccaggtgctccttagaaactcatgGTATTTTTTCAAAGGGTACCAAAACATTACACGGTTGGAAACAAGTTGCTTGGAAGTTAAAAGCTGGATTCCTTAACATTTTCTGAATAACGTAGAGTTAATTAAGAAGTTTCTGACAATCAGAAGCTTTCTCTTTTGCCTGGCAGGGAAgagggaagagaaggcagaggagacTGGGTTCCAGAAGCCCAAGGCATTGAGGTTAGGGAGTGGGCAAGGTGAAAAATCAAAAACAGATGCAGGTCATAAAGTTCAAGACCACGGAATTCTGATCCGGATTAGTTTCATTTACCTCGGTCTTGGTGAGACAAGGACCAGCCGTGCTCCTATTGCATTGAGGTAGCTGCTATCCTCACtgaagatttttaaattttgactTTAGcatttttacctttattttctaGAGAGGTATTTTACCTTGCCAGTATAGTGCCCTTCCCTTCAGTCAACTACCAAATGTAATAACATTTCAACAGCAGGGGGCACAATACTCCCAGCTTTGTGTACTCCAAAGGCCTGAGGGAGTCAATGGAAAAAATTTGACTATCATGGCTGTTACAGACCAGTTCTGCTACCACATTGGTAGGAAAGCTGCTTTTTCTCCCGACAACTGCAGTTTCAGGTATGATCCTCAGGACAACTATGTAAGGTAAGAAAAGGCAGGTATTtatatccattttatagataagactTGGATCCATTAGTAAGAATTAACATGAACCTCTCACTTTGCCTCCATCTCAAGAGAGTTTTTTATTACAATAAATGTGTAACACATAAATTACTATTTTAAAAGTGGTGGCTTCTAGAAGTTTAGAATACATTTGTTTTTCAAtaacaatcttttaaaatttgtataaTTAAAGTGGGCTAACGAGCTggaggaaactctacggggcagttctactctgtcctgtacggttgctatgaggtggaatcgtctcgacggcactgggtttggtttttggttttaacgagctgggagagggagaagggatTTGATTTTTTAAGCTCACAACTGAAATCAAAACAAACTCTTTATCCTGGTGCTTATGTCAAGAGCTTTGTCTCtttatattttatctttattaGCTCCTACTGTCatcctggaaaacctggtggcataatggtcaagagctacggctgctaactaaaaggtcagcagttcaaatccaccaggtgctccttgtcaaccctatggggcagttctaccctgtcctatagggtcgctatgagtcagaatggcttcgacggcaatgagtttggtttgggtagtGTCCTATGATTTTAGCATTTGCTTgttgttaaatatatatttaacccTTAATACGCTTTGTGAACAActataatgataataaataaagATACGCATATCAAAGGAATAACTTCTGGACTCAGGCACATGGTTGACAAACTGTAACAAGAAGATAACTTTAGTTCAGTCCAAAGGATATAATCCGTAGGCATTTTGTAGTTTAAGAGAAATGGGAATTCTTGGGGATTGAAGTGCAGTGGGTTTATACCAGGTTTTATTACAGATCATATAATTAAAGACCTGAGTGTCCCATTACTGTTTGTTTTGCTGCTTCCATGTCCTcagtgaatttttgttttccttttgtaaatTATTTAAAACTTACTTAAATATACAAAAGTACAGAGGATAATGCAATAAATGCCCATGTATCTACCACCCAAAGTGGACAGATATTAGTAtttctgtatttgtttttatCTGTCTTTAAAGAAATACGGTTTTACAGATAAAATTCATGTCTCTGTATTCCCTCTCTCCAGTCCCAGTCCATCTCTTCCCTCCTAGCGTAACCACAGACATAAATTTAAGGTGAATCTAGGCAATTCTTTGATCTTTTTGCTCATGTTTATTTACCTATTTCCTTGTTTCGATGGCTAGTTGGGTTATTTCCTGGTTGTCACGATAGCAAACAATGCTGCAAAGCATATCCTTGTACATGTCTCCTGCCCAATGTACATGAGTTTCTCTAGGGCTGCACTGTtcaatatggcagccactagccTCGTGTGTTTACTGAGCATTTGAAAGTGGCTAGTATGAAGTGTAAAATACATACCAGATTTCAAAGCCTTAgtatgagaaaatataaaatatctcattaataatttttatgttgaTTATAAATAGAAATGatagtattttaaatatattgggtgtcttcatttcctagtgctgctgtaacagaggaaaccctggtggcatagtagttaagtgctactgctgctaaccaaaaggtcggcagttcgaatccaccaggcgcttcttggaaactctatggtgcagttctactctgtcctata comes from the Elephas maximus indicus isolate mEleMax1 chromosome 24, mEleMax1 primary haplotype, whole genome shotgun sequence genome and includes:
- the CHML gene encoding rab proteins geranylgeranyltransferase component A 2, with the protein product MADSLPTEFDVVIIGTGLPESILAAASSRSGQRVLHVDSRSYYGGNWASFSFSGLLSWLKEYQENCVDGEESTAAWQGLIHETEEAITLRKKDETIQHVEVFCYASQDLDDSVEEVGALQKNPCSVASSTLTETLDSACLGEDEHLVHIPSYERPAQDTSKSDGEISLDVNDVKEPPEKGNDGGDRARAHAVSDADKDENKPAGEGNTDQPTRNRITYSQIVKEGRRFNIDLVSKLLYSQGLLIDLLIKSNVSRYAEFKNVTRILAFWEGKVEQVPCSRADVFNSKELTMVEKRMLMKFLTFCVDYEQHPDEYEAFKQCSFSEYLKTKKLTPNLQHFVLHSIAMTSESSCTTIDGLKATKNFLQCLGRFGNTPFLFPLYGQGEIPQCFCRMCAVFGGIYCLRHKVHCLIVDKESGRCKAVIDHFGQRINAKYFIVEDSYLSEETCAHVQYKQISRAVLITDQSILKTDSDQQISVLIVPPVEAGTCAVRVIELCSSTMTCMKDTYLVHLTCSSSKTAREDLESVVKKLFTPYAETEVDKEALEKPRLLWALYFNMRDSSGISRSSYNGLPSNVYVCSGPDSGLGSEHAVKQAETLFHEIFPSEEFCPPPPNPEDIVFDGDDRQPEAPGTNKTIMAEPESSEESKTLESPGKLLQN